Within the Candidatus Paceibacter sp. genome, the region GCAGATGAAGGAGGCGCTTAAAAACATAAAAGAAGAGTTAAAAGAACGGCTAGATTTTTTCCGGAAAAATGGATTATTGCTGGAGGCGGAACGACTGGAGAGGAGAACTCGTTATGATATGGAGATGCTAAAAACTCTGGGTTATTGTCATGGGGTGGAAAATTATTCCCGCCACCTGACGGGTAAACTGGCCGGAGAACCGCCGGACACATTGCTTTCCTATTTTGCGACTAATGACTTGGAAGCTAAGCTTCCAAGGGCACTTGGAAGCTTAGCTTCCAAGTCAAGAAAAGCGCCGGACTTTCTTACCATAATAGACGAGTCGCATATCGCCGTGCCGCAAATCCGGGGCATGTACGAGGGCGATCGCCAGCGCAAACAGACATTGATAGAATTCGGTTGGCGATTACCCTCGGCTCTGGACAACCGGCCGCTAAAATTTGAAGAGCTTGAGAAGATTACCGGCCAGACAATTTTTACTTCCGCCACGCCGGGCAAGTGGGAAATGGAACAATCGGAGCAGGTGGCCGAACAAGTGATCAGGCCGACCGGACTGATTGACCCGCCGATAGAAGTGCGTCCTGTTTTTGACCGGAAATTAAACCGCAGTCAGATAAACGACATAATGGAAGAGGCCGGGGGTATTGCCAAAAAAGGGGAAAGAACAATCGTCAACACACTGACCAAAAAAATGGCCGAAGAACTGACTGAATTTCTGCTTAAAAAAGGATTTAAGGCCAAATATATGCACTCGGAAACAAAGACGCTGGAAAGGGTGGAAATTCTGACCGGCTTCAGAAAGGGTGAATTTGATGTTTTGGTTGGCGTTAATCTTTTGCGCGAAGGTTTGGATTTGCCGGAGGTTTCTCTTGTTGCGATTCTTGACTCTGACCGGGAAGGATTTTTGCGCAGCGAGCAGTCGCTTATCCAGACCATGGGCCGGGCGGCCCGAAACGTCAGCGGCAAGGTGATTTTGTACGCCGACAATATCACCGGCTCAATGAAGCGGGCGATAGACGAGGTGGAACGCCGCCGCAAAATCCAGATGGAGTATAATAAGGAAAATAAGATAACGCCCCAAACCATCAAAAAAGAAATCAAAAAATTATTGGATATTGAGACTAAAGAAAATAAAAATGGAAAATCTAAAATTGATTGACACCCACGCCCACGTTAACTTTAATGACTTTAAAAATGACTCTAATGAAACAATAAAAAGGTCGCTTAAAGACGGAATTTGGGTGATAAATGTCGGAGCGGAGAAAGCGACGTCCGAAATGGCCGTAAAAATGGCTGAAGGATACGAAGAAGGAGTGTTTGCCGCGGTAGGTTTGCATCCGAGCCATTTAATGGAACAAAATGTTGAGTATCAAGAAAACGGCGAACCGGTTAAATATAAATCAAACGAAGAGGAGTTTAATTATGATTTTTATCTGGAATTGGCGAAACACGAAAAGGTGGTGGCTATCGGTGAGTGCGGTTTGGATTATTTCAGAGTAACCGATCAAAATTTTAAAGAAAAACAAAAAGAAATTTTTGCCAAGCATATCGAGTTGGCAAAAGAAGTTAATAAGCCGTTGATAATCCATTGCCGCGACGCCCGCCCGCCATCGCTACGCTCAGGCGTTAGCGGGCAGGCGCACGATGATTTATTCAAAATTCTCCACTTGGAAGCCAAGCTTTCAAGTGGAGTGATGCATTTCTTTACCGGCACTGCCGACCAAGCAAAAAAATACATTGATCTTGGATTTTATATTTCTTTCTCCGGTGTAATAACATTTGCCAAAGAATACGAAGAAACTGTCAGGCAAATTCCGCTGGAAAAAATACTGACGGAAACGGATTGCCCTTATGTCGCTCCGGCGCCGCATCGCGGAAAAAGAAATGAGCCGGCGTATGTAAAATATGTCGCTCAAAAAATCGCGGAAATAAAAGGGTTGAGTTTTGACGAAGTGGCTGAACAAACAACCAAAAACGCGCGAGAATTGTTTGGGATATAAGTTTGCTTTATTGTCAATTTTTGATAGAATTTAGACATGGTAAATTTTGATCAGAAAAAATTAAATAGCTTTGCCAAAAAAGCGGAAGTTAGGTTCGCAGTTTTGTTCGGTTCGCGGGCTATTGGAACCGGCGCAAAAGACAGCGATTTTGATATTGCCGTATCTCTTAAAAACGGAAAAAGTATTTTTGAAGATATAAATAAATATTCAAAAATACTGGAAAATTTTTCAAAAATTTTTGCCGCCAATGAAGATAAGATTGACCTTGCAGATTTGGATAGCGCCAACATTCTCTTAAGATATGAAATTACGAAAAAAGGCGTTCTTTTGTTTGGCGACCATCAACTGTATGAAGAATTTAAAGCGTTTTCATTCAGGGATTATGTTGACGCAAGGTCGCTTTTTGAACTGGAAAATAAAATTATAAAAAAAAGGCAAATTTTTATTAAAAAAAGTTTGGCGGTTTAAAATATGCTTAACATAGATTTTATAAAAAGAAAAATATCGCTTATTCAAGACGAGGTGGTCAAATTATCCGATTTGGCGAAATACACTTTGGATGAGATTGCGAATGATTTTATAAAACAGGCGGCGGTGGAAAGAGTCTTGGAAAGAATCATCGCGAGGGCTATAGACATAAACCAACACATTATAGCGGAAAGCGAGAATAAAAATATTTCCGCGCCTAAAGATTACAAAGAAACTTTTACATCATTAGCCGAGCTTGGCATTTACGACAAAAGTTTTGCGGAAGAAATTTCAAAAAGCGTTGGCACTAGGAACATACTTGTTCATGAGTACGACAAGATTGATTACTCAAGAGTTTATAATTCAATAGGCGATTGTTTGCGGGATTACAACAAATATTGCGACTACATCCTAAAATTTTTGGAAAAATAAAAATCCTGCGCTAAATTTGCCTCACTGTCAATGTTTGTGCTAACATTTTGGCGTGCAAGATGAAGGAGAAAAAATAATAATAAAAGGCGCCAGAGTACATAACCTGAAAAACATCTCGCTGGAAATTCCCAAAAATAAATTGGTGGTTTTTACCGGCGTGTCCGGCTCGGGAAAATCAAGTTTGGCCTTTGATACAATTTTTGCAGAAGGGCAGAGGCGATACATAGAATCTCTTTCTCCTTACGCGCGGCAATTTTTGGGCCAGATGGACCGGCCAGACGTAGACGAGATGATAGGCCTTTCTCCGGCTATCGCCATAGATCAACGGGCGCTTTCGCACAACCCTCGTTCTACCGTTGGCACGCTCACGGAAATTTACGATTATCTCCGCGTTTTGTACGCGCGCTTAGGCGAAGTGTTCTGCCCCATAGACGGCGCGCGGATAAAAAAGCTTTCGCCGGAGGAAATGGTGGATATTGTTATCAGCAAAGCCAAAGAATTAAAGGAAGAATACGTGACGATTTTGTCGCCGGTGGTGCGGGGAAGAAAAGGAGAATACTACCAGCTGCTTTATGATTTTCTCGGGCTGGGATTCGGCGAGGCGATGATTGACGGCAATATCCACAACCTGCACGAAAAAATAACCCTTTCCCGATACAAAGCGCACGATATAGATATTGTGATAGATAAAGTTTTAATAAAGGACCAAAGCCGTCTTTTTGAAGCGGTGGAGTCGGCCTTGCGACACAGCAAGGGGTTGATAAAGGCGATGTTTAGCGCCGAACCCCGACATGCGATGTCAAAAAATTCCCCGACATCGCATGTCGGGGCTAGCGAGATTTTGCTTTCTGCCAGCTGGACATGCCCCAACGACAATTTCGCTTTTCCCGAGGTGGAGCCGAGGTTGTTTTCTTTTAACAGCCCCCATGGCGCTTGCCCGACCTGCAACGGCCTGGGCAAAGTTGATTTGTTTTTGAATACCATCTGCCCCGATTGTCACGGCAAAAGGCTAAAGCCGGAAGCGTTGTCTGTGAAGATTAAGAACAAAAATATTGAAGAAGCTACGGCGATGTCCATTGATAACGCCTATATCTTTTTTGCCGAATACGAGGAAAAAATGTCCGCCCGCGAAAAGAAAATCGCCCTTAACGTGGTCAAAGAAATTAAAGACCGCCTGAACTTTTTACTGGAAGTGGGGCTGGATTATCTGACGATGAACCGAGAAGCGGAAACTCTTTCCGGCGGCGAGGCGCAAAGGATAAGGTTGGCTTCGCAGATAGGTTCCAAACTTTCCGGCACGCTTTACGTGTTGGACGAGCCGACCATCGGCTTGCACGAGCGGGACACCGACCGGCTGGTGAAAACATTGAAATCTTTGCGCGATCAGAATAATTCCGTGGTCGTGGTGGAGCACGACGAAGAAACGATTTTTGCTTCGGACTTTTTGGTGGATCTTGGACCGGAGGCGGGCAAGAACGGCGGCGAAGTCGTGGCCGAAGGTTTCTTGGACAAGCTTCTTAAATCGCCGACGAAAGGCTCCAGCACCCTGGAATATCTCACCGGAAAAAGAAAGATAGAAATTCCGGCCAGAAGAAGCAAAACGACGGAAAGCATAAGAATAATCGGCGCCACGGCCAATAATCTTAAAAACTTGAACGCCGAAATTCCATTGCGCAAACTGGTGTGCATCTCCGGAGTTTCCGGCAGCGGCAAGTCAACTCTGCTTTACGATGTTTTGTATAGAAATTTGAATCGCATAAAATCCCGCATCAACGAGCCCTTGGAAAATGTGAGCAAAGTTCTGGGCGCGGAATACATAGACAAGTTGGTGATGGTGGACCAGTCGCCCATAGGCCGCAGTCCGCGCTCCAATCCGGCTACTTACACCGGAATATTTACCCACATCCGCGACTTTTACGCTTCTTTGCCGGAGGCGAGGGAAAGGGGATACACCTACTCCCGTTTTTCCTTCAACCGTCCCGGCGGCCGGTGCGAGGCCTGCGAAGGAGCCGGCTTTAATCTCATAGAGATGCATTTCTTGCCGGCCGTTACGGTGGAGTGCGAGGTCTGTCGCGGCAAGAGATTCAACCGCGAAACCCTGGAGGTAAAGCATAAAAAGAAAAATATCCACGATGTTTTAAAAATGTCCATTTCCGAAGCGCGGGAATTTTTTGACGGCATTTATCTCATTACGGACAAGCTGAAAGTTTTGGAGGAAGTGGGGCTGGGTTATCTGGAGCTTGGCCAGTCGGCCACGACTCTTTCCGGCGGGGAAGCGCAGAGAATAAAACTGGCCCGGGAGCTGGTCGGGCCATTGGGCAAGCGGGCGCTGTATATTTTGGACGAGCCAACCGTCGGGCTTCATTATAAGGATGTGGAAATGTTGCTGAAGGTGCTGAACAAATTGGTGGAGAAAGGCAACTCGGTGCTGATAATTGAGCACAACATGCACGTTATCAAATGCGCCGACTGGATTATTGACCTTGGGCCGGAGGGCGGCGAGGGCGGCGGGCGTATCGTGGCCGCCGGAACTCCGGAAGACGTGGCTAAAGAATCAAAATCCGCCACGGGAAAGTATTTGAAGAAGTATTTGAAAAGATAAAGAGCGAAGAAAACAAATTTTGAAAATCCTGGGCGGGGGCGGCCGCCCGAGTCTGCGAGGGTGGGGCTAGAGGATTTTCCAAAATTTGGTTTTCGGAGCTCTGAATAAATTAGATCACTTGTGTCATTATTTGATCAAGCCAAAAAATTGCCGAATAAGCCGGGGGTGTATATGTTCCTTGATAAGCAAGGTGGTATTCTTTATGTCGGGCGGGCGACTTTCCTGAAAAATCGTGTGGCGAGTTATTTTAGGATTCCGCCGGCTGGCGGAGATTCGAGAATAAAAGAAATGGTGGAACAGGCCGCCAAACTTGAGCACATCGTTACGGACACTATTATTGATTCCGTTATTCTGGAAGCCAATCTCATCAAGAAACACTGGCCGAAGTACAATGTGCGGGAAAAGGACGATCGGTCCTTTATTTATATAATCATAGACAAGTCGAATTACCCTAAGCCGATAACGATAAGAGGCAAAGAGTTGGCGGCTTTTCCTGCCAAAAATTTTTCCGTTTTCGGGCCTTACAAAAGTTTGCGGACGGCCAAAGAAATTTTAAAAATCGCCCGCCGGATTTTCCCGTACAGCACTTGTAAGCCGAATCAGGGCAAACCCTGTTTCCATTATCAGATTGGCTTGTGTCCGGGCGTGTGCGTCGGCGCAATATCCAAACAAGATTACCAAAAAAATATTGACAATCTTGTTTTGTTTTTAAGCGGCGAGAAAAAGAGGTTGCTAAAAAAATTAATGAAAGAGAATCCGGAAAAGGCGGATAGTTTAAAACATGTTCAAGATGTCGCCTTAATAAACAGGGAAGATGAGAACGGCGCGGGTTTTGGCAAGCTGGGTAGAATTGAAGGGTATGACATTTCTCATTTTGCCGGCAAGGAGACTTACGGAGCGATGGTGGTGTTTGAGAACGGCCATGAAAACAAAGACGCTTACAGATTGTTTAAAATAAAAGAAGCGCCGCCGGGCGATGACCTGGCGGCGCTTAAAGAAGTGATTGAGAGAAGGCTGAAGCATGATGAATGGCTAAAGCCTGATTTGATTTTGATAGACGGCGGCCGGCCTCAAATTGTCTTTATAAAAAGAGTTTTATCGGAAAATAAAGTCAATATTCCGATTGTTGGAATTTCCAAATTTCAAAACGACAAACTTGTTTTTCCCGCCGGGACGAAAAAATCTTTCCAGGAACTGGCTGAAGCTTCAAAAAATTTGTTGTTAAGGGTTCGCGACGAAGCCCACCGCTTCGCCAACTTCGCCCGCAGGAGGAGAAAAAAGATTGATTCCGGATTGTAAAAAAATAGAGGCGTTGAAGTCGTAATAACTTCAACGCCTTTTGTGCTTTATAATCTCACCTCCTTCTGTTTTGGCGCTTTACGTCGCGCCAAAAATTTTTGTTAACCCTGGTGTTTCTTATCAAAGCCACCCGCGTGCGGTTTGTGCGAACTCGCACGGATGGCCCGCCGGCATGGCCGCGGTAACGGATA harbors:
- the uvrB gene encoding excinuclease ABC subunit UvrB, translated to MALFKLHSDYKPSGDQPQAIKKLVEGIKKGYRYQTLLGVTGSGKTFTMANIIAGLDRPVLVLAPNKALAAQLYQEYKTFFPQNSVNYFVSYYDYYQPEAYLPVTDTYIDKEVMINEEIDKLRHQATGALMSRRDVIVVASVSCIYNLGLPLTYAESALHLEVGQPITRGDLIKQLVKIQFSRTTGLLKRGVFRARGDIIDVMTAGGDKFSYEIIIENQKIKSILAIDALTRTIKEELKDIIIFPSKHFVSSEPQMKEALKNIKEELKERLDFFRKNGLLLEAERLERRTRYDMEMLKTLGYCHGVENYSRHLTGKLAGEPPDTLLSYFATNDLEAKLPRALGSLASKSRKAPDFLTIIDESHIAVPQIRGMYEGDRQRKQTLIEFGWRLPSALDNRPLKFEELEKITGQTIFTSATPGKWEMEQSEQVAEQVIRPTGLIDPPIEVRPVFDRKLNRSQINDIMEEAGGIAKKGERTIVNTLTKKMAEELTEFLLKKGFKAKYMHSETKTLERVEILTGFRKGEFDVLVGVNLLREGLDLPEVSLVAILDSDREGFLRSEQSLIQTMGRAARNVSGKVILYADNITGSMKRAIDEVERRRKIQMEYNKENKITPQTIKKEIKKLLDIETKENKNGKSKID
- a CDS encoding TatD family hydrolase, with translation MENLKLIDTHAHVNFNDFKNDSNETIKRSLKDGIWVINVGAEKATSEMAVKMAEGYEEGVFAAVGLHPSHLMEQNVEYQENGEPVKYKSNEEEFNYDFYLELAKHEKVVAIGECGLDYFRVTDQNFKEKQKEIFAKHIELAKEVNKPLIIHCRDARPPSLRSGVSGQAHDDLFKILHLEAKLSSGVMHFFTGTADQAKKYIDLGFYISFSGVITFAKEYEETVRQIPLEKILTETDCPYVAPAPHRGKRNEPAYVKYVAQKIAEIKGLSFDEVAEQTTKNARELFGI
- a CDS encoding nucleotidyltransferase domain-containing protein, coding for MVNFDQKKLNSFAKKAEVRFAVLFGSRAIGTGAKDSDFDIAVSLKNGKSIFEDINKYSKILENFSKIFAANEDKIDLADLDSANILLRYEITKKGVLLFGDHQLYEEFKAFSFRDYVDARSLFELENKIIKKRQIFIKKSLAV
- a CDS encoding DUF86 domain-containing protein is translated as MLNIDFIKRKISLIQDEVVKLSDLAKYTLDEIANDFIKQAAVERVLERIIARAIDINQHIIAESENKNISAPKDYKETFTSLAELGIYDKSFAEEISKSVGTRNILVHEYDKIDYSRVYNSIGDCLRDYNKYCDYILKFLEK
- the uvrA gene encoding excinuclease ABC subunit UvrA produces the protein MQDEGEKIIIKGARVHNLKNISLEIPKNKLVVFTGVSGSGKSSLAFDTIFAEGQRRYIESLSPYARQFLGQMDRPDVDEMIGLSPAIAIDQRALSHNPRSTVGTLTEIYDYLRVLYARLGEVFCPIDGARIKKLSPEEMVDIVISKAKELKEEYVTILSPVVRGRKGEYYQLLYDFLGLGFGEAMIDGNIHNLHEKITLSRYKAHDIDIVIDKVLIKDQSRLFEAVESALRHSKGLIKAMFSAEPRHAMSKNSPTSHVGASEILLSASWTCPNDNFAFPEVEPRLFSFNSPHGACPTCNGLGKVDLFLNTICPDCHGKRLKPEALSVKIKNKNIEEATAMSIDNAYIFFAEYEEKMSAREKKIALNVVKEIKDRLNFLLEVGLDYLTMNREAETLSGGEAQRIRLASQIGSKLSGTLYVLDEPTIGLHERDTDRLVKTLKSLRDQNNSVVVVEHDEETIFASDFLVDLGPEAGKNGGEVVAEGFLDKLLKSPTKGSSTLEYLTGKRKIEIPARRSKTTESIRIIGATANNLKNLNAEIPLRKLVCISGVSGSGKSTLLYDVLYRNLNRIKSRINEPLENVSKVLGAEYIDKLVMVDQSPIGRSPRSNPATYTGIFTHIRDFYASLPEARERGYTYSRFSFNRPGGRCEACEGAGFNLIEMHFLPAVTVECEVCRGKRFNRETLEVKHKKKNIHDVLKMSISEAREFFDGIYLITDKLKVLEEVGLGYLELGQSATTLSGGEAQRIKLARELVGPLGKRALYILDEPTVGLHYKDVEMLLKVLNKLVEKGNSVLIIEHNMHVIKCADWIIDLGPEGGEGGGRIVAAGTPEDVAKESKSATGKYLKKYLKR
- a CDS encoding GIY-YIG nuclease family protein, which gives rise to MSLFDQAKKLPNKPGVYMFLDKQGGILYVGRATFLKNRVASYFRIPPAGGDSRIKEMVEQAAKLEHIVTDTIIDSVILEANLIKKHWPKYNVREKDDRSFIYIIIDKSNYPKPITIRGKELAAFPAKNFSVFGPYKSLRTAKEILKIARRIFPYSTCKPNQGKPCFHYQIGLCPGVCVGAISKQDYQKNIDNLVLFLSGEKKRLLKKLMKENPEKADSLKHVQDVALINREDENGAGFGKLGRIEGYDISHFAGKETYGAMVVFENGHENKDAYRLFKIKEAPPGDDLAALKEVIERRLKHDEWLKPDLILIDGGRPQIVFIKRVLSENKVNIPIVGISKFQNDKLVFPAGTKKSFQELAEASKNLLLRVRDEAHRFANFARRRRKKIDSGL